A genomic window from Pseudomonas argentinensis includes:
- a CDS encoding ABC transporter substrate-binding protein, protein MHSYKKILLAAAATLAFGTSAVAADKLKIGTEGAYPPFNLIDASGQVGGFDVEIGQALCAKMKAECEVVTSDWDGIIPALNAKKFDFLIASMSITEERQQAVDFTNPYYTNKLQFIAPKSADFKTDKDSLKGKVIGAQRATIAGTWLEDNMGGVVDVKLYDTQENAYLDLASGRVDGVLADTFVNWEWLKSDAGKDFEFKGDPVFDNDKIGIAVRKGDALRERLNKALEEIVADGTYKKINDKYFPFSIY, encoded by the coding sequence ATGCATAGCTATAAGAAGATTCTGCTGGCAGCTGCCGCCACCCTGGCTTTCGGCACCAGTGCCGTCGCTGCTGACAAACTGAAGATCGGCACCGAAGGCGCCTACCCGCCCTTCAACCTCATCGACGCCAGCGGCCAGGTCGGCGGCTTCGACGTGGAAATCGGCCAGGCGCTGTGCGCCAAGATGAAAGCCGAGTGCGAGGTGGTCACCTCCGATTGGGACGGCATCATCCCGGCCCTGAACGCCAAGAAGTTCGACTTCCTGATCGCCTCCATGTCGATCACCGAAGAGCGCCAGCAGGCCGTGGATTTCACCAACCCGTACTACACCAACAAGCTGCAGTTCATCGCCCCGAAAAGCGCTGACTTCAAGACCGACAAGGACAGCCTCAAGGGCAAGGTCATCGGTGCCCAGCGCGCGACCATCGCCGGCACCTGGCTGGAAGACAACATGGGCGGCGTGGTAGACGTGAAACTCTACGACACCCAGGAAAACGCCTACCTGGACCTGGCCTCCGGCCGCGTCGACGGCGTGCTGGCCGATACCTTCGTGAACTGGGAATGGCTCAAGAGCGACGCCGGCAAGGACTTCGAATTCAAGGGCGACCCGGTGTTCGACAACGACAAGATCGGCATCGCCGTGCGCAAGGGTGATGCCCTGCGCGAGCGCCTGAACAAGGCCCTCGAGGAAATCGTTGCCGACGGCACCTACAAGAAGATCAACGACAAGTACTTCCCCTTCAGCATCTACTAA
- a CDS encoding ABC transporter ATP-binding protein, whose product MAEAPPALEIRNLHKRYGDLEVLKGISLTARDGDVISILGSSGSGKSTFLRCVNLLENPHQGQIIVAGEELKLKAQKNGELVAADNRQINRLRSEIGFVFQNFNLWPHMTVLDNITEAPRRVLGKSKAEAREIAEALLAKVGIADKRHAYPNQLSGGQQQRAAIARTLAMQPKVILFDEPTSALDPEMVQEVLTVIRALADEGRTMLLVTHEMSFARQVSSQVVFLHQGVVEEQGTPDQVFDNPTSARCKQFMSSNR is encoded by the coding sequence ATGGCCGAGGCCCCGCCCGCGCTGGAAATCCGCAATCTGCACAAACGCTATGGCGACCTCGAAGTGCTCAAGGGCATTTCCCTCACGGCACGTGACGGTGACGTGATCTCCATTCTCGGCTCGTCCGGCTCGGGCAAGTCGACCTTCCTGCGCTGCGTCAACCTGCTGGAAAATCCCCATCAGGGCCAGATCATCGTGGCCGGTGAAGAACTCAAGCTCAAGGCGCAGAAGAACGGTGAGCTGGTAGCGGCCGACAACCGCCAGATCAATCGCCTGCGCAGCGAAATCGGCTTCGTGTTCCAGAACTTCAACCTCTGGCCGCACATGACCGTGCTGGACAACATCACCGAAGCCCCGCGCCGCGTGCTCGGCAAGAGCAAGGCCGAAGCCCGCGAGATCGCCGAGGCGCTGCTCGCCAAGGTCGGCATCGCCGACAAGCGCCACGCCTACCCGAACCAGCTCTCCGGTGGCCAGCAACAGCGTGCCGCCATCGCCCGTACCCTGGCGATGCAGCCCAAGGTGATCCTGTTCGACGAACCGACTTCGGCCCTCGACCCGGAAATGGTACAAGAAGTGCTTACTGTGATCCGCGCGCTCGCTGACGAAGGCCGCACCATGCTGCTGGTGACCCACGAAATGAGCTTCGCTCGCCAGGTCTCCAGCCAGGTGGTGTTCCTGCATCAGGGTGTGGTGGAGGAGCAGGGGACGCCCGACCAGGTGTTCGACAACCCGACGTCGGCGCGCTGCAAACAATTCATGTCCAGCAATCGTTAA
- a CDS encoding response regulator has protein sequence MSDLAPGASTAGQRILLVEDSEVVRMLTVEVLEELGYRVIEAGEAQQALQILRSDEAIDLLMTDIGLPGMSGQELAVAARQLRPDLKVLYASGYAESVEIDKSEPASRTAIIGKPFSLDALRDKVQSMLGN, from the coding sequence TTGTCAGACCTAGCTCCAGGCGCATCGACCGCCGGCCAGCGCATTCTTCTCGTGGAAGACTCCGAGGTGGTGCGCATGCTTACCGTGGAAGTGCTCGAAGAGCTCGGCTACCGCGTGATCGAAGCGGGCGAAGCGCAGCAGGCGCTGCAGATCCTGCGTAGCGACGAGGCCATCGACCTGCTGATGACAGACATCGGCCTGCCCGGCATGAGCGGCCAGGAGCTGGCCGTTGCCGCGCGCCAGCTGCGCCCCGACCTCAAGGTGCTGTACGCCAGCGGTTATGCCGAAAGCGTCGAGATCGACAAGAGCGAGCCGGCCAGCCGCACCGCGATCATCGGCAAGCCGTTTTCACTCGATGCCCTGCGCGACAAGGTGCAGAGCATGCTCGGCAACTGA